The sequence below is a genomic window from Dioscorea cayenensis subsp. rotundata cultivar TDr96_F1 chromosome 6, TDr96_F1_v2_PseudoChromosome.rev07_lg8_w22 25.fasta, whole genome shotgun sequence.
ATCGGTCGAGCGAAAACTCGAGCTCTTTGAATCATCTCCTTTTGAACTTCGTTTTGTAGGCAAAGGTGGAGATATTGTAGTGTACTTCCTCAAAGGATCCTTACTTCCTCTACCAGTAACTCTTCCTTCGGAAGCACTtctaaacaataacaaatcCTTCAACCTCCATTTCTTGCTTCCGTTGCCGGCATTTCTAAGAAATGACACAATTGAACTGGATTTggaggaagatgaagatgaaatgtATGTGCTGTTGTCTTTTCGGCTAGGAACTTGATTTCTGAGAGGAGATAAAGATCTAGCTCTTGAAGAATTCGACTTGGCTCTTTGATTATCTCTTCTAAAATCATTGACACTTGTTCTTGAGTGACTTTGAGGGCTCTTTGGTTGTTTCATTGTTGTTTTGAACTTGCCGGCTTCGAAGAGCTCATCGGCAGCTGTAAGCTCTGGAGGTAAAGCTCCTTTCTGGAGCTGACCGCTGAAGTTGAACTCAAAGTCATTATCTTCGACCGGaaaatgatcatgatcatgTTCATCAGGTTGGTAATTAAGAGAATAGATAGCGGTGATGCGGGTGGGACTTGCTGGGGCGCTTGTGTAGTGATAGAGGTAGTCGAAGCCACCGGCACGGGGACTCGACGGTGCGCTGACATAAGGGGTGCTTGATGCAGTTTCTGTGTGGAAGTTTTTTTCCGGCGGCATTGCTGCCACCACTTCCATACGGATTAAAACTGTTATTGGTTCTGCAAGATGATGCTGCTGGTGTTGTTATTGTGGTTGTTGTGTGAATGTATATATGGAGTGGGTGGGTGTCTTTGATTTGAGGTTGGCTGATGAAAGATGAATGGAAAAAGGATTGTTTTGGGATGTTTtatatggagaaaagaaggtAGTTGTGGATTTAGGAAGGTGAGAGGAAACAGGACATTATTGACCTACTAGAATGCTGTGAGGTGGAGGGAATAccaggggttttttttttttggcgtattttatttgtattcattttAGTCAACTTTGTTAACAGGTTCGGGTTGGGTCCTGGTCTTGCTTGAGGTTTTTCTTGAACACCTCTCCTTGGGTTATTAAAGAAGAGTGCTAATATATAAACTTTGCACCcagatttcaaaatattaaaaaaaatctaatattgtAAAATATGCATAGATGACTTTTGTTgctattttgatatttagggTTCAACCGtgcatttaaatatttttaagcaagatattttattttaataaattatgatttattttatttaaaaaatatttacacaCGAGATATAACAAACACACTCACACAATATGCATAGATGAGTACTATTATTTGTTATCATGTCATAATTACTGAGCGATTAAAATATTTGACTCCTATAGAAAAGTTCATGAGTTTAATTTTCTCCGAATACATGTTTGAGTTGTAAATATTGTGTGTTTGAATGTGATTGATTGtttacatcataaaaaaaaacttttaatttaatttaaaaaattttcttgtaTATTTTTAGGCCAtagttattttacaaaataataaatattgtccttgattgtattttactaatgtaattaaaaatatttgcgtataaataaatttaaacagctGAATTGCAATACAACAGCTAAACCAAATACCTTTAATTACTATTGTTAggagatatatataatattataatactaTATAAGTTCTATTAAACTATTTTTGCAACAATTAGATAAGAAACTACGGGATTGTGAACGTGTATTAAAgaaagtaaaatatgaaaataaaattataaatgaaagcCTTGACTTTGATTTTTCTGGCAAAAACAGTATGCTTGGCCATTTGAGAGCCCAacttgaattttatattagaagAAAAATAGTTTTACGCAGCCTTTTCATACTTTCTTTGAATTCCTTTTGATAAGAtttgatgagaatgagaatCACATGTTATAAAACTagttatgataaaaatattgtgTCTTCACTAGTCTCAAGGTTTGGGATGACACATGATGTCATGACTATGAACGTTGTTAACTATTGATTTATGATAAGTATCTTCTcatagtttatttgtttatataaaatgaaaagagTCCCAAGATTAGTTGGCATGATTGAAGGCTAAAGTCTTAATAATTTTTGTCGTCTGTTTGGTAGCTCTGTTTGGTGTTGAGATGTGGTTAAATAAGAGTCATAACTTTCATCACACAAAGGAGGAAATGTTGACAATATAAGATTGTTTTATACGTAAACATTGTTGGGTTGTGGACACATATgatatgtagggatataagaCATGTATGCAgtaagttgtgtagacgtacacaactaatgtttataattagtgtatatcttattatattcagTTTTTGAATGGATCCCAAATCGTGATCcgattcaagtttgaatttgatctcaattatctaattttaaatgtgtggatatacatattaatcatatgttgtgtagaattcacggggcaaaattgtcaaatctatgatgggcGATTTTGTAATTAGCCCTCATAAagaatttcttataaatagggtgtggtccccGATCGAGCGTACTGACGATTTGAGATTCGAATTAGGTTTTCGAATTAGGGGTTCCCATCTCCCTCTCTGCGTGTGATCGGTGAGTAAGAATcacaagacccaatcactttcagtcataatcaatggattcGAGTGCAGTGCGACGCTCGcccactttctttgttcctagCAATCTCCAGCAAGAAGATCCAGGGGTTATAAATTAggggtttatacccattagatccatcaagTGGTATCGAGCCATCTTGTTTTAGAATTGTTtgggatttatttttaattaaatcttgaatttattgaataatatgcatgcatatagatatttatttattatgcatgtttttcaGATCCTGAATTTTTATGGTGATACAATTATCGTCATATATAGATtgggtgtttatatatatatatatatatatatatatagcactaATCCAGAAAAACCAAGTGCTTGTTTACATGTTCATTCTAATTTGTATAAATCTACTACATCGAAAGCCGTGGACAACATAATCATATTGTTTCCGAAAAACACGTGCATGAtagattttttgaattataatataAGTTGAAAACCGTCCATGATGAATTGAAATATTTCATTCTGTGTGTAAGATGGATTCTTTCacgaatttcaatatttattttaatattatatatattaaattatttcacAGTGGAGatgaattaatttatatatggcACACatgtttatggatttttttaagacatgtttagattttattattattattataatcttgatgattattattataatcaaaagCTCTTGAGTATAATTGATtagttatgttactttgattttgattaggataatatttggattttagtttttattatgaatttaatttttaattcataattataaagttgACTTTTAATAATCATTAAGAAATAACAACTTAGAGTTGCTTTTTATAGCTTTCTGGGTATTTACTACAATTGGTAGAAACGACGATGTCACCAAAGTGACCTCCGTTGTGGAaactttttgtttgtgaataatCATGGTATTAGTGCATGCTTATGCTCATGCGGACAACATGTCGCCCAAAGGAAGAGCCGTTGTCACGCAGATTTGTTTGCACATGTGATAAtaagttgtttatagttatTAAGTGTCTATTGTGAGTATTTAGTCGGCCCAAAGAAAGACTTCATACTTGACTAGATTTTACTATAAAACTTGATTATTGCAACAAGTTGATTACTAGTGGATTGAATCTCGTCCAAAGACTAGNNNNNNNNNNNNNNNNNNNNNNNNNNNNNNNNNNNNNNNNNNNNNNNNNNNNNNNNNNNNNNNNNNNNNNNNNNNNNNNNNNNNNNNNNNNNNNNNNNNNNNNNNNNNNNNNNNNNNNNNNNNNNNNNNNNNNNNNNNNNNNNNNNNNNNNNNNNNNNNNNNNNNNNNNNNNNNNNNNNNNNNNNNNNNNNNNNNNNNNNNNNNNNNNNNNNNNNNNNNNNNNNNNNNNNNNNNNNNNNNNNNNNNNNNNNNNNNNNNNNNNNNNNNNNNNNNNNNNNNNNNNNNNNNNNNNNNNNNNNNNNNNNNNNNNNNNNNNNNNNNNNNNNNNNNNNNNNNNNNNNNNNNNNNNNNNNNNNNNNNNNNNNNNNNNNNNNNNNNNNNNNNNNNNNNNNNNNNNNNNNNNNNNNNNNNNNNNNNNNNNNNNNNNNNNNNNNNNNNNNNNNNNNNNNNNNNNNNNNNNNNNNNNNNNNNNNNNNNNNNNNNNNNNNNNNNNNNNNNNNNNNNNNNNNNNNNNNNNNNNNNNNNNNNNNNNNNNNNNNNNNNNNNNNNNNNNNNNNNNNNNNNNNNNNNNNNNNNNNNNNNNNNNNNNNNNNNNNNNNNNNNNNNNNNNNNNNNNNNNNNNNNNNNNNNNNNNNNNNNNNNNNNNNNNNNNNNNNNNNNNNNNNNNNNNNNNNNNNNNNNNNNNNNNNNNNNNNNNNNNNNNNNNNNNNNNNNNNNNNNNNNNNNNNNNNNNNNNNNNNNNNNNNNNNNNNNNNNNNNNNNNNNNNNNNNNNNNNNNNNNNNNNNNNNNNNNNNNNNNNNNNNNNNNNNNNNNNNNNNNNNNNNNNNNNNNNNNNNNNNNNNNNNNNNNNNNNNNNNNNNNNNNNNNNNNNNNNNNNNNNNNNNNNNNNNNNNNNNNNNNNNNNNNNNNNNNNNNNNNNNNNNNNNNNNNNNNNNNNNNNNNNNNNNNNNNNNNNNNNNNNNNNNNNNNNNNNNNNNNNNNNNNNNNNNNNNNNNNNNNTGAGATACGTATCatcgttttatttttaaattaatatatttttttatttaaattattatatatataccatcTTTCACCTCTTCTTTACATATAAAGGTGATAGATTTCGCAAAACAAATTTGcccttgttatatatatatatatattatatgttttgatttttattttttttcccaatgtGCCTTTCTTAGAGGTATTAAAAGTAATAGACAAGATCTTAGTCCTAACTCAACCCTAATGCatgctttcttttatttgattgaaGGAATTAAGGATTTTGTATACATcttttgtatttggatgattatttgggttttgaaatgATTGTGCACAAATGGTTATATTGaacattttattcatgaatttgaTGTTTTCGGATTAATATTTGGAATGGATACTTCTGCattcaatattattaataatatttggaACGGTTACCTttgcattaaatattattaatatattaacaatGGTGAAAATTTAAACCATTGCCTACGATTTGTTACTACAGTATAATAAAACAGAATAAAGTCACTACAAAAATTGTAGACAAAGCCACAACCCTACGAAAATTATCTATTTGTGTGAATTGGACAGGATACTTCATAAGATATccacttaaaagttaaaacGATACACCCACTTCCTAAAAGgacaacaaaacacaaacatgaAACTCATGCTTTCAGTGAATTCCAACACACTAAATGAAAGCTCTGAAAACTATTTTGTACTCTTGAAAGAGCTGTTAAAGCCCACAGGCTTAACaagcaatttatttatttattaatagtgAGTAATTCccactaacatatatatatatatatggaactcCTTTTGGGTAGGTTGGTTATTAACCAGCAGAAGTGAACATGCTACTGGTAGTAgagaatacatatatatatatatatattggacaaaatgaataaatcaacGTATGTAAATCAATGAACAAATAAGTCTGGATTACAAATATACATAGCAACTTATGCAAACATTTGTTGGATGACTGCCTCTGCATTCCCATTGTATTGCATCAGAAGATGTATGGCATCTGATCTTGGCAAAGCGACGAATTCCTGGAAAACCAATTGATGAATGCAATGAGCATGCTTAAGAGATTGATGACTTGAAGAACAGAGAGACTATAAAATTTTAACAGACGTGAAAAGCACATAGAAAAGCATTAGAAA
It includes:
- the LOC120263282 gene encoding uncharacterized protein LOC120263282, whose amino-acid sequence is MEVVAAMPPEKNFHTETASSTPYVSAPSSPRAGGFDYLYHYTSAPASPTRITAIYSLNYQPDEHDHDHFPVEDNDFEFNFSGQLQKGALPPELTAADELFEAGKFKTTMKQPKSPQSHSRTSVNDFRRDNQRAKSNSSRARSLSPLRNQVPSRKDNSTYISSSSSSKSSSIVSFLRNAGNGSKKWRLKDLLLFRSASEGRVTGRGSKDPLRKYTTISPPLPTKRSSKGDDSKSSSFRSTDSGGSVRKGSVSPHELHYTTNRAASEELKKKTPLPYRQGLFGCLRFNPAVTAISRSFNNQSLS